One genomic region from Pyxicephalus adspersus chromosome 1, UCB_Pads_2.0, whole genome shotgun sequence encodes:
- the LOC140326384 gene encoding complement C1q and tumor necrosis factor-related protein 9A-like, producing MGRFMFLIVVIMVLMNNTPGRCQTTKNNECIAGVPGIPGTPGTNGQHGPPGRDGKDGQQGAKGEPGKPGEPGPHGPPGKMGPPGLTGMPGLPGAPGPKGESGSFTNRNIYAFHVGLTKSQPSSGSPIKFEKVFYNEKNVYNEESGKVISPVNGVYYLTYHITVYSKNVHLVLKHNGQSVQYMYHVFSSGTEQASGASILNMKKGDEAWLEVVQERNGLYVDSDDDSTFSGFLI from the exons ATGGGAAGATTTATGTTCCTGATTGTGGTCATTATGGTGTTGATGAATAATACACCAGGAAGATGTCAAACCACCAAAAACAATGAATGTATTGCAGGTGTTCCAGGTATTCCAGGGACACCAGGTACAAATGGCCAACATGGACCTCCTGGCAGAGATGGAAAAGATGGACAGCAAGGGGCAAAAGGTGAACCAG GTAAGCCAGGGGAACCAGGTCCGCATGGTCCCCCAGGAAAAATGGGTCCACCAGGACTCACTGGTATGCCAGGTCTTCCTGGTGCACCAGGACCCAAAGGTGAATCTGGATCATTTACCAACAGGAACATTTATGCATTTCATGTAGGACTAACAAAATCTCAACCAAGCTCAGGCAGCCCTATTAAGTTTGAGAAAGTTTTTTATAATGAGAAAAATGTCTACAATGAAGAAAGTGGAAAAGTAATCTCTCCAGTAAATGGTGTATATTATCTAACCTACCACATCACAGTGTATAGTAAAAATGTACATCTTGTACTGAAACATAATGGTCAGAGTGTGCAATACATGTATCACGTGTTTAGCTCAGGCACTGAGCAAGCTTCTGGAGCTTCTATTTTAAACATGAAGAAAGGAGATGAGGCTTGGCTGGAGGTCGTCCAGGAGAGAAATGGTCTGTATGTCGATTCTGATGATGACTCtacattttctggatttttaatttga